In Chthoniobacterales bacterium, the following are encoded in one genomic region:
- a CDS encoding excinuclease ABC subunit B translates to MRCDVCQKNEATVYLTQIVEGKMQKVNLCEVCAKEKGVSDPTGFALADLLLGLGAAQQIEHGQPSQRCTVCGFTQADFKKTGRLGCSACYDTFADGLANLLRGMHKGLRHTGKMPAKLSRRFAMADRVKSLETELQRAVKEEKYEDAARLRDEIQKLEHELQA, encoded by the coding sequence ATGCGTTGCGACGTCTGCCAGAAAAACGAGGCCACTGTTTACCTCACGCAAATCGTCGAGGGAAAAATGCAGAAAGTGAACCTCTGCGAAGTTTGCGCCAAAGAGAAGGGCGTCAGCGACCCCACGGGCTTCGCGCTCGCCGATCTGCTTCTCGGATTGGGCGCCGCCCAGCAGATCGAGCACGGCCAGCCCTCCCAACGGTGCACGGTCTGCGGATTCACCCAGGCCGACTTCAAAAAGACCGGCCGTCTCGGTTGCAGCGCGTGTTATGACACATTCGCCGACGGTTTGGCGAATCTCCTGCGCGGCATGCACAAGGGCCTGCGGCACACCGGCAAAATGCCGGCCAAACTTTCGCGTCGGTTCGCCATGGCCGACCGCGTCAAATCGCTGGAGACCGAGCTGCAGCGGGCGGTGAAAGAAGAGAAATACGAGGACGCCGCCCGGCTGCGCGACGAAATCCAGAAACTCGAGCACGAGTTGCAGGCATGA
- a CDS encoding protein arginine kinase, producing the protein MTFDDIIAKPGQWLQGEGPHGKIVVSSRIRLARNLRERPFPGWAKKAERLQILGEIQDHVAAIPAMRDGYTGALQELSPLQKQILVERHLVSREHASKSAGSAVIISHDQQLSIMINEEDHLRMQSLLPGLQLREAYKINNEADLFLEDRLPYAFHPDLGYLTACPTNVGTGLRASAMVHLPGLVLAEQINQIVNSVGKIGLAVRGLYGEGTEALGNLFQVSNQTTLGETEEEIIDRLVKVIEQVIEHEQNARHMLLERRASMLLDQIGRAYGILGNARSVASKEALNLLSVMKLGADLGMLPDSAQLVVDELFMTTQPAHLQLGVKQDKLTPEERDTLRADLVRAKVKKIPEPDIAKVVPTTNGNGKKK; encoded by the coding sequence ATGACTTTCGACGACATCATCGCCAAACCCGGCCAATGGCTGCAGGGCGAAGGTCCCCACGGAAAAATCGTCGTCAGCAGCCGCATCCGCCTTGCCCGCAACCTGCGCGAGCGCCCCTTTCCCGGCTGGGCCAAAAAAGCCGAGCGTCTTCAGATCCTCGGTGAAATCCAAGACCACGTGGCTGCCATACCCGCGATGCGGGACGGCTACACCGGGGCGTTGCAGGAACTTTCGCCGCTGCAGAAACAGATCCTCGTCGAACGGCACCTCGTCAGCCGCGAACACGCCTCCAAGAGCGCCGGCAGCGCGGTCATCATCAGCCACGACCAGCAGCTGAGCATCATGATCAACGAGGAGGATCACCTGCGCATGCAGTCCCTCCTCCCGGGCCTGCAGCTGCGCGAAGCATACAAAATCAACAACGAGGCCGACCTGTTCCTGGAGGATCGCCTCCCCTACGCATTCCATCCCGACCTCGGCTACCTCACCGCCTGTCCCACCAACGTCGGCACCGGACTGCGCGCTTCGGCGATGGTTCACCTGCCCGGGCTCGTCCTCGCCGAGCAGATCAACCAGATCGTCAATTCCGTGGGCAAAATCGGTCTCGCGGTGCGAGGGCTTTACGGCGAAGGCACCGAGGCCCTGGGAAATCTCTTCCAAGTCTCCAACCAGACGACGCTCGGTGAAACCGAGGAGGAAATCATCGACCGCCTGGTCAAGGTCATCGAGCAGGTCATCGAGCACGAGCAGAACGCCCGCCACATGCTGCTCGAGCGGCGCGCCAGCATGCTGCTCGACCAGATCGGGCGCGCCTATGGCATCCTCGGCAACGCCCGCTCGGTCGCGTCGAAGGAAGCCCTCAATCTTCTCTCCGTAATGAAGCTCGGCGCCGATTTGGGCATGCTCCCCGATAGCGCCCAGCTCGTGGTGGACGAACTCTTCATGACCACCCAGCCTGCCCACCTGCAGCTCGGGGTCAAACAGGACAAACTCACGCCCGAGGAACGCGACACCTTGCGCGCCGATCTGGTCCGTGCAAAAGTGAAAAAGATTCCGGAGCCCGATATTGCCAAGGTCGTTCCGACGACCAACGGCAACGGGAAAAAGAAATGA
- a CDS encoding ATP-dependent Clp protease ATP-binding subunit translates to MNNFTPRAQQVLALARKEADRFNHNYVGTEHLLLGLLKLGQGVAINVLAKMGLELDTVRMEVEKQVGSGQETKMVGNIPYTPRVKKVLALAGKEAKALGHSYVGTEHILLGLLREGDGVAAKVLKNLDVDIERTRNEILRELNPNFSPEDEEMEAAEVAGGGGGAGKQVKTPALRAFGRDLTELAKKGAMDPVIGRASEIERVIQILCRRTKNNPVLIGEAGVGKTAIAEGLAQEIVAGNVPELLRDKRVITLDLALMVAGTKYRGQFEERIKAVMDEIRKSKNIILFIDELHTIVGAGSAEGAMDASNIIKPALSRGELQCVGATTLNEYRKYIEKDAALERRFQTVKVDAPSVEDTILILKGIRGKYEAHHKAKLTDEALESAAKLSDRYLTGRFLPDKAIDVMDEAGARARIQNMTRPPDVKTLEVEIEEIRGQKEAAIKAQDFEKAAALRDSEKQAREKLEKIMSDWRAHRDENEVVVGEDDILHVISKWTGIPLARMDQNETRKLLAMEGELKKSVIGQDEAVIAISKALRRSRADLKDPRRPIGSFIFLGPTGVGKTFLARTLAEFMFGDADSLIQIDMSEYMEKFTASRLIGSPPGYVGHEEGGQLSEAVRRRPYSVVLFDEIEKAHPDVMHLLLQILEEGKLTDSLGRKIDFRNTIIIMTSNVGAEMLKKQTSLGFGAPKLDASHEGMRDKVMEETKRVFKPEFLNRLDDIIVFHSLQKGDLEHIVDLEVKKVIDRLKAKNIEVVLEPDAKEFLIAKGYDPQYGARPMRRAVERYLEDPVAEEILRGSFHAGQEIHVVKEGDKLVFKAKGGTEPPALTAAEKPE, encoded by the coding sequence ATGAACAACTTCACGCCGCGCGCCCAGCAAGTCCTTGCGCTCGCCCGCAAGGAAGCCGACCGCTTCAACCACAATTACGTGGGGACCGAGCACCTCCTGCTCGGCCTGCTCAAACTCGGACAAGGTGTCGCCATCAACGTCCTCGCCAAAATGGGCCTCGAACTGGACACCGTGCGCATGGAAGTCGAGAAGCAGGTCGGGTCCGGGCAGGAAACCAAGATGGTGGGCAATATCCCCTACACGCCACGCGTTAAAAAAGTCCTCGCGCTGGCAGGCAAGGAAGCCAAAGCCCTCGGGCATTCCTACGTCGGCACCGAGCACATCCTGCTCGGCCTTCTCCGCGAGGGAGACGGCGTGGCGGCAAAAGTCCTCAAAAATCTCGACGTCGATATCGAGCGCACGCGCAACGAAATCCTGCGCGAACTCAATCCAAATTTCAGCCCCGAGGACGAGGAAATGGAAGCCGCCGAAGTTGCCGGCGGGGGCGGCGGCGCAGGAAAGCAGGTCAAAACGCCGGCCCTGCGCGCCTTCGGACGTGACCTCACCGAACTCGCCAAAAAGGGTGCCATGGACCCCGTCATCGGTCGCGCCAGCGAGATCGAGCGCGTCATCCAGATCCTTTGCCGCCGCACGAAGAACAACCCCGTCCTCATCGGCGAAGCCGGTGTGGGCAAAACCGCCATCGCCGAAGGCCTCGCCCAGGAAATCGTCGCCGGCAACGTTCCGGAACTCCTGCGCGACAAACGGGTCATCACGCTCGACCTTGCCCTCATGGTCGCCGGCACCAAATACCGCGGACAATTCGAGGAGCGCATCAAGGCGGTGATGGACGAGATCCGCAAGAGCAAGAACATCATCCTTTTCATCGACGAACTGCACACCATCGTCGGCGCCGGCTCGGCCGAGGGCGCGATGGATGCATCGAACATCATCAAACCCGCCCTCTCCCGCGGAGAGTTGCAGTGCGTCGGCGCCACCACGCTCAACGAATACCGCAAATACATCGAGAAGGATGCCGCCCTCGAACGCCGTTTCCAGACCGTCAAAGTCGATGCCCCGAGCGTGGAGGACACCATCCTCATTCTCAAAGGCATCCGCGGCAAATACGAGGCGCACCACAAGGCCAAGCTCACCGACGAAGCGCTCGAATCGGCGGCAAAACTTTCGGATCGCTACCTCACCGGACGCTTCCTGCCGGACAAAGCCATCGATGTGATGGACGAGGCCGGCGCCCGCGCGCGCATCCAGAACATGACGCGCCCTCCCGACGTAAAGACCCTCGAAGTGGAAATCGAGGAGATCCGCGGACAAAAAGAGGCCGCGATCAAGGCGCAGGACTTCGAGAAAGCCGCGGCTTTGCGCGACAGCGAAAAGCAGGCGCGCGAGAAGTTGGAAAAAATCATGTCCGACTGGCGCGCGCACCGCGACGAGAATGAAGTCGTGGTCGGCGAAGACGACATCCTGCACGTCATTTCCAAATGGACCGGTATCCCGCTGGCCCGCATGGACCAGAACGAGACTCGCAAGCTTCTCGCCATGGAGGGCGAGCTGAAGAAATCGGTCATCGGGCAAGACGAAGCCGTCATTGCCATCAGCAAAGCCCTGCGCCGCTCACGCGCGGATCTGAAAGATCCACGCCGCCCGATCGGCTCGTTCATTTTCCTCGGACCGACCGGCGTCGGAAAAACATTCCTCGCTCGCACCCTGGCGGAGTTCATGTTCGGAGACGCCGACTCGCTCATCCAGATCGACATGTCGGAATACATGGAGAAGTTCACCGCCTCGCGCCTCATCGGCTCGCCCCCGGGTTATGTCGGACACGAGGAAGGCGGACAACTGAGCGAGGCCGTGCGCCGCCGCCCGTATTCGGTCGTGCTCTTCGACGAAATCGAAAAGGCCCATCCCGACGTGATGCACCTTCTGCTGCAGATCCTCGAGGAAGGCAAGCTGACCGACTCGCTCGGCCGCAAGATCGATTTCCGCAACACCATCATCATCATGACGTCCAACGTCGGCGCGGAGATGCTCAAGAAGCAGACATCGCTCGGGTTCGGCGCGCCGAAGCTCGACGCGAGCCACGAGGGCATGCGCGACAAGGTGATGGAAGAGACCAAACGCGTCTTCAAGCCCGAGTTCCTCAATCGCCTCGACGACATCATCGTCTTCCACAGCCTGCAAAAAGGCGACCTCGAGCACATCGTGGACCTCGAAGTGAAGAAAGTCATCGATCGCCTCAAGGCCAAGAACATCGAAGTTGTCCTCGAACCGGACGCCAAAGAATTCCTCATCGCCAAAGGCTACGACCCGCAATACGGAGCGCGTCCCATGCGCCGCGCCGTGGAGCGTTACCTCGAGGATCCGGTCGCCGAGGAGATCCTGCGCGGCAGCTTCCACGCCGGACAGGAAATCCATGTGGTCAAAGAGGGCGACAAACTCGTCTTCAAGGCCAAAGGGGGCACCGAACCTCCGGCCCTCACCGCGGCGGAAAAGCCGGAGTAA